CAGCTTCTTGGCGCGGTCGGCGAAGGAGGCCGGGAACAGGTCGTTCGGCGGGGTGTTGATCAGGTCGCGCGCGACGATCACCGCTTCGGCGATCGCGGTGGCCGCCTTCAGCGTGGCGCGGTGCTCGCGGGCGTTGCCGTCGGCCGGGCTCGCGATGTCCACAGTGGACAGCGGCGCGTCGCCGGGCTCGGACTTGTACTCGGTGAAGGTGTAGGCGCCGAGCACGGTGCCCTCGACGGTGGCCTGGAGGTCCACAGCGGACAGGGTGGTGAACGCGCGCCCGGTGCCTGCCAGCGCCCGCGCGGCCGCCCCGGAGGCGCGGCGGACCTGCTCGGCGGTGATGCCGTCGGCGCCGGCCTTGCCGAGGCCGACGGCCAGCACCACGTCGGCGCCGGTGCGGCCCAGCGTCGGCAGCTTGACGACCTCTTCGGCCTTGCCCGCGGCACCCAGCGTGGTCAGCACCTCGGCCAGCTTGCCGTCGAAGGCGGCGTCGGCGGCCTCGGCGCCGGGGGCGAGCGTGAGCCCGTCCTCGCCCTGCACGGTCCCGACGACGATCACCTCGGCGCGGGTCTTGCCCAGCGCGGCCTCGGTGTTCTCGGACAAGGCAAGCTTCGGCACGGTCATCTTTGTCCTCATGCGTTCGCGTCGGCGGTACCGGGCGGGTGGCCCGGACTGATCGTGAGCCATGCTAATGACAACTCGGGTCGGTGCGAGAGGTAGGTGGCCGAGGTGCTCGTCGGGGCCGGTTCCCTGGTCGTGCTCGCCGCGGGTGCCGCGGCGGCGGGCTGGTGGCTGCTCGCCGGGATCGGGCTCGCCGGCGCGCTCGCCTGGCTGGCGGCCGGGCTCCCGCCCGCCGGTGGACGGCTGGCCGTCGGCACCCGCGCCGCCGCCCGGATCGGCCTGCTGCCGCTGTTCGGCTCGGCCTTCGCCGCCTACGTGGTGCCGGGCGCGCCGCCGTGGATCGCCGGGGTGGTGGTCGCGGTGCTGGTGCTCGCACAGGCGGCCGGGCTGCGGCCCTCGGCGTTCACCGCCCGCTGGATCACCGGCCTGCTGCTGGTCGTCGGGCTCGCGCTGATCGCCTTGTGCCTTGCCGTTCCGCCGGTCGCGCAGGCCCAGCCCGGTCAGCACCAGGGACCGGCCGGGGTGCTGCTCGCCGCGGTCGTGGTGGTGCCGCTGCTGGTGCGTCCCGGCTCGGCGGAGCCTTCGCGCTGGTGGCCGGCCGCCCCGGTCGCCGCGCTGCTGGCGCTCGCGGCCGCCGCGCTGTACCAGCTCGGCCCGTTCCGGCTGGGGCTCTCGGCGACCTCGCTGCGCGACCTGCTCGCCGCGGCCGACGCGCCCGCGCTGGCCACCATGCTCGCGGCGGTGGCCGCGGTGGCGACGGTGTCCGCCGGGCTGACCGCGCTCTCGTCGGCGCAGGAGGAGGCGGGCCGCTGGCCGGTGCTCGGTGGCGGGCTGGTGGCCGCGCTGCTGGCGACCGTGCTCGACCCGTTCCAGGCGCTGCGGATCGCCGCCGTGCTGGCGCTGGTCGAACTGTTCGCCGCGGTGGTGCTCGGCCGGTCGGTCTCCACCGCGCGCGGGGCGGTGGTGGTGATCAGCTCGGGAATTCTGCTGATCATGCTCGGTACGGTGTGGCCATGATGGGTTTTGCGCCTGGATCGACCGTGCGGTACCGCTTCCACCGGCCGGACGGCAGCGAGGGGCAGGTGCACCCGATGCGCGTGCTCGCCGACGACGGCGTCGAACTGGTCGGCTGGCTGCCGGCAGGCACGCCCATTCTCGGCACCAGGCTCAGCGACGGCAGGCGGATGCGGGACGCGCCGCTGGCCGACCGGTTCCGGCTGCCGCGCGAGCGGTACGAGACCACCTGGCGGGACACCCCGAACGTGCGGCGCGTGGTGGACGGCGAGTGGTCCGCGGTGTGGTGGTTCTTCGACGAGGACCTGCGTTTCACTGGCTGGTACGTGAACCTGGAGATCCCGCTGGGCCGCACGGACGACGGCGTGGACCGGATCGACGGCGTGCTCGACCTCGCGGTGGCCCCGGACCGCACCTGGGCGTGGAAGGACGAGGACGAGGCGGCGGCCGCGGTGGCGGCCGGGCGGCTCACCGCCGAGCAGCTGGACCGGCTGCGTGCCGAGGGCGAGCGGGTGATCGGGCTGGTCGAAGCGGGCAGCTACCCGTTCGACGGGACCTGGACCGCGTTCCGGCCGGACCCGGCGTGGCCCCGGCCGGAGCTGTAGCTCAGACCATCAGCACGACGAGCAGCAGGAGCACCGCGGTGGTGACGGAGAGTCCGATCATCGCGCCCTTGCCGATGTCGCGCGGGAAGAACTTCTTGCCGTTGAGGCTGCGCCACCAGACGGCGCCGAAGATCGCGGCGATCACGCCGAGAATGCCGCCGAACACGCCGATCAGCAGCGCGCCGACGAGCACCAGCAGCCCGGCGGCGAAGGGGAGCAGTGCGGCGGCGACGAAGGTCTTCACGTCCGACGCGCCACCGGCGGATACGCTGTTGCCCTGGGCGGGCCGCGCGGGTTGGTAGGTCACGGTTCCAGCGTAGCGGGGTGGACAACCAGGCGTGGAATACTCTGACGTCCAACTAAGAGTTATCGTCTTCGCATGACGACCACGATGCCCTTCACCCATACCCCGAACCCGGACGCGGCCAGTCCCCAGCGGGTCGCCGAGGTATTGGCCAACCCGGGCTTCGGGACGCATTTCACCGACCACATGGTCACCCTGCGCCACACCGCGCAGGGCGGCTGGCAGGACGGGGAGGTTGGGCCGTACCGGCCGCTCAGCCTCGACCCGGCGACGTCGGTGCTGCACTACGCGCAGGCGATCTTCGAAGGGCTCAAGGCCTACCGGCAGCCCGACGGATCGATCGCATCGTTCCGACCGGACGCCAATGCCGCCCGGTTCCGCCGGTCAGCGGTGCGGATGGCGATGCCGGAGCTGCCCGACGAACTTTTCCTCGAATCCCTGCGCGAGCTGATCGCGGTGGACGAGCGCTGGGTGCCGACCAAGGCGGGCGAGTCGCTGTACCTGCGCCCGTTCATGATCTCGACCTCGGTCGGCCTCGGCGTGAACGCGCCGGCGACGGAGTACCTGTACAGCGTGATCGCTTCGCCAGCCGGTTCCTACTTCGCCGGTGGTGTGAAGCCGGTGAGCGTGTGGCTCTCCACCGAGTACGTGCGCGCGGCGCCGGGCGGCACCGGGTTCGCCAAGTGCGCCGGCAACTACGCGGCGTCCTTCGTGGCGCAGGCGCAGGCCGTGGAGCAGGGCTGCGACCAGGTGGTCTGGCTGGACGCGGTGGAGCACAAGTGGGTCGAGGAGATGGGCGGGATGAACCTGTTCTTCGTCTTCGGCTCCGGGGCCGACGCCCGCGTGGTGACGCCGGAACTCTCCGGCGCGCTGCTGCCGGGCGTGACGCGGGCTTCGCTGCTGCAGTTGGCCGCCGACAACGGACTCCCGGTCGAGGAGCGCCGCATCTCCACCGAGGAGTGGGAGCAGGCGGCCGGTTCCGGTGAGCTGACCGAGGTGTTCGCCTGCGGCACCGCCGCGGTGATCACGCCGGTCGGCCGGGTCAAGTACGACGGCGGCGAGTTCGTCATGGGCGACGGCGAGCCGGGCGAGCTGACCATGAAGCTGCGCGAGCAGCTGACCGGTATCCAGGAGGGCACCCGCCCCGACCCGCACGGCTGGATGCAGAAGCTGAAGTGAGCACGGGGGCGGCCGGGCCACCGGCCGCCCCTACTTCGGTGGCGTCACGCCGGCCTGTTCGTAGCTGCTCGTCTCGGCCAGCACCCGTGCCGCCATGGTGACCAGCGGCAGCGCCGTTGCCGCACCGCTGCCGCCGCCGATGCGCAGGTCCAGGTCCAGTACCGGGTCCAGGTCCAGGTGTTCCAGCACCATCGCGTGCGCCGGTTCGCTCGACCTGTGCGCGGCCACCCACCAGTTCCGCGCGCCCGGCGCCAGTTCCTCCGCGACCAGGGCTGCCGCGCCGACCACCAGCCCGTCCAGCAGGACCGGCGTGCGGCGAACCGCGGCCTGGGCGAGAAAGCCGGTGATCGCGGCGATGTCGGCGCCCGCGGTGGTGCGCAGCAGCGCGACCGGATCGGCCAGCACGGCACGTGCCCGCCGCAGTCCGTCGCGGATGGCGACCGCCTTGCGCATCCACGCGTTGTCGTCGATCCCGGAGCCGCGACCCACCACGGCGACCGGCTCGGCGCCGGTCAGCGCGGCCACCAGCACCGAGGCCGGGGTGCTGCTCGCGACGCCGATCTCCCCGGCGACGAGCAGGTCGGCGCCACTGTCCACTTCGGCGTCCGCGACGGTGCGCCCGGCCTGGATCGCGGCGCGCACCTCCTCGTCGGTCAGCGCGTCCTCGTGGTCGATGGATCCCGAACCGCGGCGGATCTTCAGCTCGGCCGCCTCCGGGGTCGCGGAGCCCTCGCGGTCCACCGCCAGGTCGACCACGCGCACGGTCGCTCCCGCGGCCGACGCCAGCACGTTCAGCGGGGCGCCGCCGGTGAGCGTGGCCCCGACGAGCTGTCCGGTCACCTCGGCGGAATGGGCCGAGACCCCGTTCGCGGCGATGCCGTGGTCACCGGCGAAGACCACCACGCGCGGCCGGGTGAACGGGCGCGGCGGTGACTGGCCCTGGCAGGCGGCCACCCAGGCGCCCAGCTCTTCGAGCCTGCCAAGCGAGCCGTTCGGGGTGATCAGGGTTCCGGTCAGGCGCTGGGCTTCCGCGCGGGCGATCTCGTCCGGCAGGGGAAGTTCGGGGAAGTCGGCGGCGTCCACACGCGTACGCTACCGCCCTTAGACTTCTGGCCGTGACGACCGCGGCGGGTGTGGTGCTGGCGAGCGGCTCTGGCAGCCGCGTCGGCGCCGAGCTGAACAAGGTGTACCTCCCGCTCGCCGGGCGGCGGCTGGCCTGCTGGTCGCTCGACGCCTTCGCGCGGATCCCGGAGTTCGGCGTGCTGGTGCTGGTGATCCGCCCGGAGGACGAGGAGTTCGCGCGCGAGGTCGTCGGCGATCTCGACGTGGAACTGGTGCACGGCGGCGCGAGCAGGCAGGGCTCGGAACTGTGCGCGCTGCGGCATCTCGCGAGCCGCATCGACGCCGGTGAGGTGGACACCGTGCTGATCCACGACGGCGCGCGCCCGCTGGCTTCCGACGGCTTGCTCACCGCGGTGCTGAAGGCGGCGCGGGAGTTCGGCGGCGCGGTCCCCGGGCTGACCGCCGACGACGTGGTGATCGCCACCGAGAACGGCACCGACGGCGCCGGTTATGGCGGCACGCTCGACGGCGCGGTGCGAGTCCAGACGCCGCAAGGGTTTCTGGCCGGACCGCTGCTGGCCGCCTACGAGCAGGCCGACCGCGAAGGCTTCATCGGCACCGACACCGCGTCCTGCATGGAGCGCTTCTCGTCGCTGCCGGTGCACTGGGTGCCGGGGGAGGAGCGGAACCTGAAGGTGACCTACCCGCACGACCTGCGTGTGGTGGAGCACCTGCTCCGGGAGGCCGGCCTGCCGTGAAAGCCACCTTCACGGCAGACCGGTGGCCGGGCTACGGCGACTTGGTCAGCGACGGATCGCGCTCGATGACACCGTCGAGGATGTCGTCGATCTTGGTGAGCAGGTCCGCGTCGAGCTTCACGCCCGCCGCCTTCACGTTCTCGTGCACCTGCTCCGGCCGGGAGGCGCCGATGATGGCCGAGGCCACGTTCGGGTTCTGCAGCACCCAGGCCACGGCCAGCTGCGCCAGCGAGAGCCCGGCTTCGGCGGCCAGCGGCTCCAGCTTCTGCACGCGGGTCAGCACGTCGTCGTTCAGGTAGCGCTGGACGAAGTTCGCGCCGCCCTTCTCGTCGGTGGCGCGCGAGCCCTCCGGCAGCGGCTGGCCCGGCTTGTACTTGCCGGTAAGCACGCCCTGGGCGATCGGCGACCAGACGATCTGGCTCAGGCCCTCGCGCTCGGAGGCCGGGATGACCTGCGCCTCGATCACCCGCCAGAGCGCGTTGTACTGCGGCTGGTTCGAGATGAACGGCACCTTCAGTTCGCGCGCGAGCGCGGCCCCGCGGGTGATCTCCTCGGCGGTCCACTCGGAGACGCCGACGTAGAGCACCTTGCCCTGGCGGACCAGGTCGGCGAAGGCGAGAAAGGTCTCCTCCAGCGGCACCGTGCGGTCGAACCGGTGCGCCTGGTAGAGGTCGATGTAGTCGGTGCCGAGGCGCTTCAGCGAAGCGTTGGCCGACTCGATGATGTGCTTGCGGCTCAGGCCCTTGTCGTTGGGCCCCTTCGGGCCGGTCGGCCAGAAGACCTTGGTGAAGATCTCCAGGCTCTCGCGGCGCTGCCCGGCCAGGCCACGGCCGAGCACGGACTCGGCAGCGGTATTGGCATACACGTCAGCGGTGTCGAAGGTGGTGATGCCCGCGTCGAGCGCGGCCTTGATGCAGGCCTGTGCCTGGTCCTCTTCCACCTGCGAGCCGTGGGTGAGCCAGTTGCCGTACGAGATCTCACTGATGTTCAGGCCACTGCGGCCGAGGCGACGAAACTCCATGGTGCCGAGCCTAGCCGGTACTCGTTCGCCCAGCTAACGACCTGGAGCCGCTCCAGCCTCTTCCTCGGCGGCCGGGGGACCGCAGCGCAGCTTCACGCCGAACGCCTCGTAGGAGAACTCCCATTCGGGCACGGCGCGCCAGAGGAACAGGCCGTAGAACACCAGGCCGGTCAGGTGCGGGAGCAACAGCACGGCGAACGCCGCGATGGGGGTGAGCTTCAGTACGTCGACGATCCACGAAGCCGCGGGCACGACCAACCCTTGCCGCCGGACGAGTCCCGAGGCGTGCTCACCGGCCGGTGAGGCTGGCAGTGGGTGCCTGGCCATGGCCGACCGGAAATCGGCGCGCAACGGCTCGGCCCCGGGTGGCTGAGTGACGCAGCCAGGCGAACCGCTGGCCCGCGAGGCGCGAAGCCCCGCGGGTGTGCCGCTCCCTCACGGAAGCGGTGGCTCTTCTCACTGCCCCCATATGACGAGCAGTGTGAAGATCTTCAGGCGTCGCCAGTTTAGCCGGTTTCCCCGGAGGGAGGGAAGATTCAGACCGTGTCGCCGGGGCTGACGCGGGGCTTGGGCACGCGCAGCTTGCGGATCTGGCTGGCGCGGATGAACGCGTACCAGCCGACCGAGCGGCCCTTGATCTCCTCCTTGGGGAACTTCTCCCGCACCGCCTTGGCCACCCGGCGGCCGTTGAAGTAACCCTCGACCACCATGCCCAGCAGCATCACCGTGCACAGCAGGGTGGCGTAGCGCTGGATGTCCACGTTCGGCACCAGCAGCGCGACGAAGACGAGCAGCGCCAGCGGCATGAACAGGCCGAGCAGGTTCCGCTTGGCGTCGACCAGGTCCCGCACGTAGGCCTTGACCGGGCCGCGGTCGCGCGGCAGCAGGTACTTGTCGTCGCCGGCGTTCATCCGGTCGCGGCGCTCCTTGGCGGCGGCGCGGCGATCCTCCTTGCTCACCGGGTTCTGCTTGCGCAGTTCCTTGTTCCGCTTCATCGCCTCGCGCATGGTCTTCGGCGGCGGCGCCACCGGACCCCGGCGCTTGGCCTCGGCCTCCCGCCGCTTGGGCGTGGCTCGACCCTTGCTCGGGGTGAACCCCCTGGCCTGGTCGACGGCGTCGGCGACCTCCGGTGCGTCCTCGTCGGGCGTATCGGCGGCGGTGGTGCTGTTACGGCGCAGGAACCTCACCTCGTCAGGGTATTGCAGGCCCGGCCGCCGCCGTTCAGCCGGTCGCGACATGTGTCACCATGGGAGGTGCGCCGAGGGCGTGGAACAGAACGGGCAGCGAGGTTGTTGCCCCGGTAACGGGGTATTCCTGCCCACCGCTAGACCCACGAGGGAGAGTCATGACGACCGCTGAGCAGACCGGTGGCCAGACGGAGGCCGCCGAGGCCACCCACGGCGTGACCCTGACCGACGCCGCGGCCGCCAAGGCCAAAGCCCTGCTCGAGCAGGAGGGCCGCGACGACATGCACCTGCGCATCGCCGTCCAGCCCGGTGGCTGCGCCGGCCTGCGCTACCAGCTGTTCTTCGACGAGCGCACCCTCGACGGTGACCTCTTCCGCGACTTCGGCGGCCTCCGCGTGGCGGTGGACCGGATGAGCGCGCCGTACGTCTCCGAGGCCGTGATCGACTTCGTCGACAGCATCGAGAAGCAGGGCTTCACCATCGACAACCCGCAGGCCACCGGTTCCTGCGCGTGTGGTGACTCGTTCCACTGAGTCGCGGCTGGAAAAACGTGGAAAAGCGGGGCCGGATCACTTCCGGCCCCGCTTTTTTCTGTGTTTCAGCTCACACGTAGGCGTCCAGCTCGGCGACCTGGGCGTGGCAGCGCTCGTCGACCGTCCAGCGCGGCGCCGCTTTCGGCGCGGCGGGCGTGCTCGCACAGGCGTGCAGCTGTTCGGGCAGGTCAGCGCAGTCGGCGATGAGTTCGCCGATGGTTTCGGGTTCGGTAGTTGTGCTCACTCCGCCGAACGTATGCGCGCTCGGCGGATTCGAACACCGGTACCAAGCGGTAATGTCGGCCGGGTGTGCCCGAAGCACCCGGATGGGGCATGACCGGGCGGTAACTTCGGGCCCCTGACCGCCTGACGTACCCGAACAAGGAGAACCGGTGGCAGCCACGGCGCGAATAGCGGTATCCGGCAGCATCGCGACGGACCATTTGATGCACTTCCCGGGGAGGTTCGCCGAGCAGCTCGTGGCCGAGCAGCTGCACCGGGTCTCCCTCAGCTTCCTCGCCGACGACCTGATCGTCCGGCGTGGCGGCATCGGCGCGAACATCGCCTTCGGCCTCGGTGTGCTCGGGGTGCGGCCGGTGCTGGTCGGTTCGGTCGGCGCGGACTTCGACGACTACCGCTCCTGGCTCGAACGACACGGCGTGGACACCGCCGGCGTGCACGTGTCCGAAGTGGCCCACACGGCTCGCTTCGTCTGCACCACCGACGACGACCTGTGCCAGATCGCCACCTTCTACGCCGGCGCGATGGCCGAGTCCCGCAACATCGAGATCGGCCCGATCGCCGACCGCGTCGGCGGCTTGTCGCTGACCATGCTCAGCCCGGACGACCCGGACGGCATGCTGCGTCACGCGCAGGAGTGCCGTCAGCGCGGGTACGCGTTCGCGGTCGACCCGTCGCAGCAGCTGGCGCGGATGGAGGGCTCGCAGGCGCGTGACTTCATCGACGGCGCGAAGTACCTGTTCAGCAACGACTACGAGTGGGAACTGCTGCTGCAGAAGACCGGCTGGACCGAGGCGGACGTGCTCAGCCGGGTCGGCCTGCGGATCACCACGCTGGGCGAGAAGGGCGTCGAGATCGTCGGCGCCGACGGGACGAACCTCCAGGTGCCGGCCGTGCCGGAGCTGGCGAAGGCCGACCCGACGGGCGTCGGCGACGGTTTCCGGGCCGGTTTCCTCGCCGGGTTGCACGGCGGGCTCACCCTGGAGCGGTCCGCTCAGCTGGGTTCGCTGATCGCGGTGCTGGTGCTGGAGACCGTCGGCACGCAGGAATGGCAGTTCGAAGCGACCAGCGCGCTGGCCCGCATTTCCGAGGCCTTCGGCCCCGAAGCGGCCGACGACATCCGGCGCATCCTGCCCTGATCCTCGCGGTGGGGCAGCACCGGGCCGGAAAGGCCGGTGGTGCCCCACTTCTCCGCAGTGAGTCCCCGCAGTGAGTCCTTTGTGGACTAGGCAGTGGCTTTATCGGCGGCGCAGCCGCTTGCTGTGGGCCGTCAACCGGCACCGCTACCCGCACCGCCACGCAACACCGTCAAACACTCGCTAGTTCGGTGCGGCCGGGTGGGCGTGGGTGAACCTGGGGCCGCAGACGGCGACGGTGTCGGCCGGGTCGCAGATCTGGCTCATCCAGTCACGGCGCTCGACCGCGGAGAAGCGCAGGACCACCACGCGCGCGGCGATCTGCCCGGTGACGTCCTGCCCGGCGAGGCCGGCCAGCAGTTCGGCGGTGAACAGCGAGTCGTCCCGGCTGGTCTTCACCACGTTGAAGTGACCGGAGAGCAGCCCTTCCAGCGCGCTCAGCGCGCCGACCGCGGGCTCGCTGCCCGCGACGATGTGCGTGTGCAGCCGCGCTTCGGCCGCGCGGCCGTGGAAACCGGTGTGCGTGAGCCGCGGCAGCGCGGTGAGCAGGTCGGTGAACACCCGGTCGATCTTGGCGCCGCTGATGTTGCGCGCCCGCAGCCGATCGGTCAGCCTGCCGCGCAGATCGGTGCGCGGCGCGTTCAGCAGGGCACGCAGCCGCCCGCACGCCGCGACCACCACGAGCGGGTTGAGCCGCGCGCCGTCCAGCACCGTCCGCGCGGTGCGGCCGAGTGCGCCGATGCGTCTGTCCACTTCGTCCTCGTCGAGCCACGCACCGCGCCAGAAGTGCCGGTTGGCCCCGCATCCGTGCGAAAGCGAACTCCGCTGGTGGTCGAGTACGTGCTTCACCGTGCCTCCTGGCGTGTTGTGGACGCGCGCGAACGACCGGCTCGCGGGTGGCGCGCCGGTCGGATTTCCCGGTGGGGGTGGCGAATCGGACGTTGATCAGCCGCCGGTGACGATACTCGGTCTTGAACAAGCGTTAATCCACCGAGTTTCCGCCGAACTGCGGAAAGGTGGATCACCGGTGAGTCGTATCACGCACAGTGCGCCCCGAATGCAGCAACGCGGCGCAGTCAATTCGAGGTGATTCCCCGGAAAAGTGGACAAGTTCTCCCGTGATCTGGGAAAGATGGTGTTGTCCAGATCACAGATGGGCTATTCTCGACCACATTACGGAACGCCTTCCACGATGTGGTGGAGCGCGGTGGCTCGGGGAGCGGTGCCAATGGTCGTCGGGGACGCTCGGGCCGGGGGAGTCCGTCAGCCGAGTCAGCCGATCCTGGTGCTGGCCAAGTCCCGGCGGGTGATCGACGTGGTGGCGGCCGAGCCGGGCGGACTGACCTGGCGCCAGGTGCAGCGCGCCACCGGACTGCCGGTGAGCACCACCGTGCGCCTGCTGCAGAACCTGGTGGCCGAAGGCTTTCTCGACGTCATCGCCGGCCGGTACCTCGTCGGCCTCGGGGTGCTGCGCTGGGCGCGCAGCCGCCGCGTCGAGTCGCGGCTGACCATGCTCGCGCAACCCGAACTGGACGCGTTGCGCGACACCACCGGCGAAACCGCGGTGCTCTTCGTGCGTCACGGGGACGAGCGCGTGCTGGTCGGCCTCGCCGAGACCCGCCACGAGGTGGTGCGGCTGGTCGGCATCGGCCAGGTCATGCCGTTGCACGCGGGTTCGGCGGGCAAGGTGTTCCTGGCCTACGAGGACGACGTCCGCGACCGCGTGCTCGACTTCGGCGAACTCACCGCGTACACCCCGGCCACCATCGTCGACGCCGACCGCCTGCGTGCCGAACTGGGCGGCATCCAGGCCTGCGGCTGGGCCGACAGCGTGGCCGAACGCGATCCCGGCACCGCGTCGATCAGCGCGCCGGTGCACGACCACACCGGTGCGCTCGTCGCGGTGCTCGGCATCGGCATGCCCGAACAGCGCTTCACCGACGCGAACCGGCCGATGTGGACCGAAGCGGTGGTCACCGCGGCGAGACGCCTCTCGGCGGCGATGGGGCATGCGGAGCTGACTGCCGAGGGCTAGCCGGAGGTGACAGGGGTGGCGGACGACAACGCGCACAGCAGCAGGGGACCGGCGGTGGCACTGGAGGCGGTGACCATCGCCTACCCGGCCGCGACCGGGACGTACACCGCGGTGTCCGAAGTGGACCTGACCGTGGGCGGCGGCCGGTTCGTGGCCATCGTCGGCCCGACCGGCTGCGGCAAGTCGACCGTGCTCAACGCGGTGGCCGGGCTGCGCGCGCCGTCGGCGGGCCGGGTGCTGGTCGACGGCGAGCCGTTGCGCGGGCTGAACCGGCGAGCGGGCTACCTGTTCCAGCAGGATGCCTTGCTGCCGTGGAAAACCGTGCTGGACAACGTCGCGTTCGGGCTGGAGCTGAAGGGCATCGGCAAGCGCGAACGGCTGGAGCGGGCCCGCGACTGGGTGCGCCGCGTCGGCCTCGCCGGGTTCGAGAACTCCTATCCGCACCAGCTCTCCGGCGGAATGCGCAAGCGGACCGCGGTGGCGCAGACCTGGATCGGCGATCCGGAACTGCTGCTGATGGACGAGCCGTTCGGCGCGCTCGACGTGCAGACCCGGCAGGTGATGGAGAACGAGCTGCTCGGGCTGTGGACCGGCAGCGGCAAGACCGTGCTCTTCGTCACCCACGACCTCGACGAGGCGATCTCCCTCGCGGACGAGGTGGTGCTGCTCTCCGCCGGGCCGTCGAGCCGGGTCGTCGGGCGCTACCCGGTGGACCTGCCGCGCCCGCGCGACCTGCTGGACATCCGGACCGAGCCCGAGTTCACCGAGATCTACCGGGCGATCTGGGCCGATCTGCGGGACGAGGTGATGGCGACCTATGACCGCGACGTCAACCGCACCAAGGCGTAGGACCAGGCGGCGCAGTCCGGCCGTGCTCGCCGCGCAGGTCGGACTCGCCGTGCTGCTGGTGGCGGGCTGGGAGATCGGCTCGCGCACCGGCGTGGTCGACGAATTCTTCTTCTCCAAGCCGTCGGACATCGCGGCGCGGGCGGTGGAGTGGTTCGGCACCGGCTACATCTGGGACCACCTGGGCATCACCCTGCTCGAAGCCGCGCTCGCCTTGGTGCTGGGCGGTTTCCTCGGCCTGGTGATCGGTTTCCTGTTGGCCCGCGTGGAATTCGTCGCGCGCGTTTTCGATCCGTACCTCAAGGTGCTCAACTCGCTGCCGCGCGTGGTGCTGGCGCCGATCTTCCTGCTGTGGTTCGGCCTCGGCATCTGGTCCAAAGTGGCCTTCGGCATCACGCTGGTGTTCTTCATCGTGTTCTTCAACACCTACCAGGGCGTGCGCGAGGTCGACCGGGTGCTGATCGACAACGCGCGCATGCTCGGCGCCGGGGAGGGGCAGCTGGTGCGGCACGTGCTGCTGCCGAGCGCGCTCACCTGGATCTTCTCCAGCCTGCACATCAGCGTCGGCTTCGCCATCGTCGGCGCGGT
The genomic region above belongs to Amycolatopsis sp. YIM 10 and contains:
- a CDS encoding ABC transporter permease; its protein translation is MTATSTAPRRRTRRRSPAVLAAQVGLAVLLVAGWEIGSRTGVVDEFFFSKPSDIAARAVEWFGTGYIWDHLGITLLEAALALVLGGFLGLVIGFLLARVEFVARVFDPYLKVLNSLPRVVLAPIFLLWFGLGIWSKVAFGITLVFFIVFFNTYQGVREVDRVLIDNARMLGAGEGQLVRHVLLPSALTWIFSSLHISVGFAIVGAVVGEYLGSSAGVGYLISQAEGTFDTTGVFTGMVVLSVVVLVVDAGVDRVERHLLRWKPRRGIELGGQR
- a CDS encoding ABC transporter ATP-binding protein; protein product: MADDNAHSSRGPAVALEAVTIAYPAATGTYTAVSEVDLTVGGGRFVAIVGPTGCGKSTVLNAVAGLRAPSAGRVLVDGEPLRGLNRRAGYLFQQDALLPWKTVLDNVAFGLELKGIGKRERLERARDWVRRVGLAGFENSYPHQLSGGMRKRTAVAQTWIGDPELLLMDEPFGALDVQTRQVMENELLGLWTGSGKTVLFVTHDLDEAISLADEVVLLSAGPSSRVVGRYPVDLPRPRDLLDIRTEPEFTEIYRAIWADLRDEVMATYDRDVNRTKA
- a CDS encoding IclR family transcriptional regulator; this translates as MVVGDARAGGVRQPSQPILVLAKSRRVIDVVAAEPGGLTWRQVQRATGLPVSTTVRLLQNLVAEGFLDVIAGRYLVGLGVLRWARSRRVESRLTMLAQPELDALRDTTGETAVLFVRHGDERVLVGLAETRHEVVRLVGIGQVMPLHAGSAGKVFLAYEDDVRDRVLDFGELTAYTPATIVDADRLRAELGGIQACGWADSVAERDPGTASISAPVHDHTGALVAVLGIGMPEQRFTDANRPMWTEAVVTAARRLSAAMGHAELTAEG